From a region of the Roseivirga sp. 4D4 genome:
- a CDS encoding peptidoglycan DD-metalloendopeptidase family protein: MNKRLTALAAVCIVAIIVTVYFISKPKLVLDESEVFPEELAEEFFEEEPLFKFGIPVELFDIEEGRIKRNQTFADILLPYNISRQDIYTMDKISKKVFSVRNFVPKRRYSIFYNTDSLNKKKAAYFIYEPNEVEYVVYQLTDSLAVFKEERKVEIVERTMAGVITETLDHSIRSEGGSAALVSAMADVYGWQIEMKMLRKGDWFKLIYEDRMVDGQSVGIGNIIGAEFNHMKNTYMAYSYDDGNGVDFFDENGESVQKAFLRWPVEFSRISSRYSRSRYLKMYGRSQPHLGTDFAAGVGTPIKAASDGVIVARAFTKPNGNYIKIKHNGTYTTGYLHMSKFGKFKKGQRVRKGDIIGYVGATGYVTGPHLCFRFWKNGKQVDFLTQKLPAEKPLKGDELLLFEVAAELTNKRLDDIPTTWADKTISASNE, from the coding sequence ATGAACAAACGCTTAACCGCATTAGCTGCGGTATGTATTGTAGCTATAATTGTTACAGTCTATTTCATTTCTAAACCCAAACTAGTACTCGATGAAAGCGAGGTCTTCCCTGAAGAACTTGCCGAGGAATTTTTTGAGGAAGAACCCCTGTTTAAGTTTGGTATTCCAGTCGAGCTATTTGACATCGAAGAGGGTAGAATAAAGCGTAATCAGACTTTTGCAGATATCTTACTGCCTTATAACATCAGTCGCCAGGATATCTACACGATGGACAAGATTTCAAAAAAGGTCTTTAGTGTAAGGAATTTTGTGCCGAAAAGAAGGTATAGCATTTTCTATAATACCGACTCACTCAATAAGAAAAAAGCGGCATACTTTATCTATGAGCCAAACGAGGTAGAATATGTGGTCTATCAGTTGACAGATTCACTAGCCGTTTTCAAAGAAGAGCGTAAAGTAGAAATTGTTGAACGTACAATGGCTGGTGTCATTACGGAAACGCTGGATCATTCTATTAGATCAGAAGGAGGCTCTGCTGCACTTGTAAGTGCTATGGCAGATGTCTACGGATGGCAGATTGAAATGAAAATGCTGCGTAAAGGAGATTGGTTTAAACTCATCTATGAAGACAGAATGGTTGATGGGCAATCGGTAGGTATTGGTAATATCATTGGTGCAGAGTTCAATCATATGAAGAATACCTATATGGCCTATAGCTATGATGATGGCAACGGGGTAGATTTCTTTGATGAAAATGGAGAAAGTGTTCAAAAGGCATTTTTGAGATGGCCAGTAGAGTTTTCCAGAATTTCCTCCAGATATAGCAGAAGTAGGTATCTAAAGATGTACGGACGTAGTCAGCCACATTTAGGAACTGATTTTGCAGCAGGTGTAGGAACTCCCATCAAAGCGGCAAGTGATGGCGTAATTGTAGCTCGTGCCTTCACGAAACCAAATGGCAACTATATTAAGATTAAACACAATGGTACTTACACTACTGGCTACTTGCATATGAGTAAGTTCGGAAAGTTTAAAAAAGGACAGCGTGTCAGGAAAGGAGATATTATTGGTTACGTGGGAGCCACAGGGTATGTGACCGGTCCACACTTGTGTTTTAGGTTCTGGAAAAATGGTAAACAAGTTGATTTTTTAACACAAAAGCTACCTGCTGAAAAACCATTGAAAGGTGATGAATTGCTTCTCTTTGAAGTTGCCGCTGAATTAACCAATAAGAGACTGGACGATATTCCGACCACTTGGGCCGATAAGACCATTTCGGCCAGCAACGAGTAA
- a CDS encoding patatin-like phospholipase family protein has product MRLLISFFLITFCFSSVGQSVGLVLSGGGAKGIAHIGVIKALEENDIPIDYIVGTSMGAVVGAFYAAGYSPAEIEALVLNPSFQNWINGTSTEKYQYNYTKSEDNASWLSLDLLLNPDNGPTINTPLANDIVLNFVLNEYLTQAAQHANFDFDKLLIPYRAVAAEVFTQETIAIDTGSLMQAVRSSMAVPLFYRPIKYQNKYLFDGGIYDNFPVDIMENDFAPDLIIGSNVATKKSSEYPFDEDEELISDALLYMFLDKTDSTLLGENNVYIEPQVFQFSATDFDKAEFFVDAGYEAAQEQIEKLKAKLNIGANTSIANRRAKFKAGLEDYNFGALRLFGFDKQQEGFVRKLIDFEEGSKSLEEIREAYFQLVSEPYFKNVYPTFAYDDNAEHYVIELYLKPTAKNALSLDFGGNLSTRQVSTLQLGMTLNSFRKKLNTYKVRLSTGRFYEGVSLATRFNINPKNRFFIEPAFTFNHWDYLSTEDVFDRSAEPVILNRIDRKVGLTAGMGLGQRSVVTASVNGIRNSDEFANITGLSSTDFLDELELTAFNAELAYERNSLNKKQFPTIGTRFYASMKYFNGSSDYRSGTTSVLYDPNNLTPTSNDRRWFSFKVAFDEYTEVSKKYTFGWVFQSEYSSINALDNYRSTLLYLPSFGPLFDSQTYFLENYIAPGYIALGMKHILNIRKKLDFRFELYAFSSFKSITTNPSQQAVLNDGFETPSFQGMAALIYNTPPGPLSLRLNYIENNNVQFGLMLSFGYLIFNRKSYE; this is encoded by the coding sequence ATGAGACTCCTTATCTCCTTTTTCCTAATCACATTTTGCTTTAGCTCAGTTGGGCAGAGTGTTGGCTTGGTCCTCAGTGGAGGAGGAGCCAAGGGAATAGCCCACATTGGTGTGATCAAGGCCCTGGAGGAAAACGATATTCCGATTGACTACATTGTCGGTACATCAATGGGAGCTGTTGTAGGTGCCTTTTATGCGGCAGGTTATAGTCCTGCAGAAATCGAAGCCTTGGTGCTCAATCCTTCTTTTCAAAATTGGATCAATGGCACTTCGACTGAGAAGTATCAGTATAACTACACAAAATCAGAGGACAACGCCTCTTGGTTGTCTCTTGATCTCTTGTTAAACCCAGATAATGGCCCAACGATTAATACACCTTTGGCCAATGACATTGTGCTCAATTTTGTGCTCAATGAGTATCTGACACAAGCGGCTCAGCATGCCAATTTTGATTTTGATAAGCTGCTGATCCCTTATCGGGCTGTAGCGGCAGAAGTTTTTACCCAGGAAACGATCGCGATTGACACCGGGTCATTAATGCAGGCGGTTAGATCGTCTATGGCGGTACCGCTCTTTTACAGGCCTATTAAGTATCAGAACAAGTACCTGTTTGATGGCGGGATTTATGACAACTTTCCCGTAGATATCATGGAGAATGATTTCGCCCCCGATCTAATCATTGGTTCTAATGTAGCCACAAAAAAGAGCTCTGAATATCCTTTTGATGAGGATGAGGAGCTTATAAGTGATGCTTTATTATACATGTTCCTCGACAAGACAGACTCGACTCTACTGGGTGAAAATAATGTCTATATCGAGCCTCAGGTCTTTCAATTTAGCGCGACTGATTTTGATAAGGCAGAGTTTTTTGTTGATGCTGGATATGAGGCTGCCCAGGAGCAGATTGAAAAACTAAAAGCAAAGTTGAATATTGGGGCAAATACCTCAATAGCAAACAGAAGAGCCAAGTTTAAAGCAGGGCTTGAAGACTATAATTTTGGAGCTCTCCGATTGTTTGGTTTCGATAAGCAACAGGAGGGTTTTGTTCGGAAACTGATTGATTTTGAAGAGGGGTCAAAATCTCTGGAGGAAATCAGAGAAGCCTATTTTCAACTGGTCTCCGAGCCTTATTTCAAAAACGTTTATCCCACCTTCGCTTATGATGATAATGCTGAGCATTATGTGATCGAACTCTATTTAAAGCCAACCGCAAAGAATGCACTTTCTCTGGATTTTGGTGGTAATCTTTCAACAAGGCAAGTCAGCACTTTGCAACTGGGAATGACGCTAAATTCCTTTCGAAAAAAGCTCAATACATACAAGGTAAGGCTATCCACTGGACGCTTTTATGAAGGCGTTAGTCTAGCGACAAGGTTCAATATCAACCCGAAGAATCGCTTCTTTATTGAGCCTGCATTTACTTTTAATCATTGGGACTATTTAAGTACTGAAGACGTGTTTGATCGATCGGCTGAACCTGTTATTCTCAACCGAATAGACCGTAAGGTAGGGCTCACTGCGGGGATGGGTTTGGGTCAAAGAAGTGTTGTAACAGCCAGTGTCAATGGGATTAGAAACTCAGATGAATTTGCTAACATTACGGGGCTATCTTCCACTGATTTTCTAGACGAACTGGAGCTTACCGCATTTAATGCTGAGTTGGCATATGAAAGGAATAGCTTGAATAAAAAACAGTTCCCCACTATAGGGACTCGCTTTTACGCTTCAATGAAGTATTTCAACGGGTCTTCTGACTATCGATCTGGAACCACTTCGGTTCTTTATGACCCCAATAACTTGACACCCACGTCAAATGATAGAAGATGGTTTTCCTTCAAAGTAGCGTTTGATGAATATACAGAGGTATCAAAAAAGTACACCTTTGGCTGGGTATTCCAGAGTGAATACTCCAGTATTAATGCACTTGACAACTATAGGAGTACTCTGCTTTACCTGCCCTCATTCGGGCCTCTTTTTGACTCGCAGACCTACTTTCTAGAGAACTATATAGCGCCTGGGTATATAGCACTTGGAATGAAACACATTCTGAATATTCGAAAGAAGCTAGACTTCAGGTTTGAGTTGTATGCGTTCAGTTCGTTTAAAAGCATTACTACTAACCCAAGTCAACAGGCCGTTTTGAATGATGGATTTGAGACCCCATCTTTTCAGGGAATGGCCGCGCTGATCTATAATACGCCACCTGGCCCTTTGTCTCTCAGATTGAATTATATTGAGAATAACAATGTCCAGTTTGGACTGATGTTGTCATTTGGTTATCTTATATTTAACCGAAAATCATACGAATAA
- a CDS encoding OmpA family protein, translating to MRQYFTLLFLFILTLGASAQTTVQWASRVAEVSSEFTELGHSSRQALDKPNILPSGGDNPNAWRPYKPNTTEYIKVEFDLPMPIEQIAIGETYNPGSISKVYAYDPDGKEYLVFEQQPGPVREQYRMFRIFFEKTTYNVKSVKLVMEGSAIDGFSDIDCIGISNDKEPIEARINLMPDINTKLQVYRLNDLINSDKREIKPLLTKDGKTLYYSRRGHQNNVGGLDDLEDIWYSDFDNITQDWSLGLNIGEPLNNLDPNFISGFLQEDEEYIVLGNEYLSGRMNYGISKSRRLNKTTWTYPQNMRIYNDLNVHENVNFWLTTDSEVLIISEEGRGTEGLRDLYVSFLQRDGLWTEPIHMGETLNTAGEEEGPFLMPDKKTLIFSSNGHSGYGRKDLFMTRRLDNSWQSWTEPENLGPVINSEEDDMFLFLPKDGSFGYFCREVEGNDLDIHSLTLPLVTRQLRLVTLCGKIVDPETREPLDSEVVFSRLRDGVEVGRVRTDLGGNYCIELPADEIYSYKAVIPGFIPVGSTIDLLDVSDLNIYAVNLDRLDIDSTQLEAGRPIEVPEDVVRAVAITLALPELKRDTFEVLNAQRRELGLPELSPNAILSDIQAPTLDAQPQIVRAAPKQYFIIRNVFFDFDLAVLKKESWTEIRTLVEFMNDYPNAIVELVGHTDSYGTDEYNINLSRRRVQAVKKGVTTLGIDPKRLRIKWVGESSPIASNRTRAGRAFNRRVEFQIIELE from the coding sequence ATGAGGCAATATTTTACACTACTTTTCTTATTCATTTTAACGCTTGGAGCATCAGCGCAGACCACTGTGCAGTGGGCTTCGAGGGTGGCTGAAGTATCGTCTGAGTTTACCGAGTTGGGCCACTCGTCAAGACAGGCCCTTGACAAGCCTAATATTCTGCCAAGCGGTGGCGATAACCCGAACGCCTGGCGACCCTATAAGCCCAATACTACTGAGTACATTAAAGTCGAGTTCGATTTACCCATGCCAATAGAGCAAATTGCCATTGGTGAAACTTACAATCCTGGATCTATTTCAAAAGTATATGCCTACGACCCTGATGGTAAGGAATACTTGGTTTTCGAACAGCAACCTGGTCCTGTAAGAGAGCAATACAGAATGTTCCGGATCTTCTTTGAAAAGACTACCTACAATGTCAAATCCGTGAAGCTGGTTATGGAAGGCTCGGCTATCGATGGCTTTTCTGACATTGACTGTATAGGAATATCGAATGATAAGGAACCTATTGAAGCTAGGATCAACTTGATGCCTGATATCAATACTAAGCTTCAGGTTTATCGACTAAATGACTTGATTAATAGTGATAAGCGTGAAATCAAACCTCTTTTGACAAAGGATGGCAAGACGCTTTATTACAGCCGCAGAGGGCATCAAAACAATGTAGGTGGCCTGGATGACCTGGAAGATATCTGGTACTCGGATTTCGATAATATCACGCAAGATTGGAGTCTTGGCCTTAACATTGGAGAGCCCCTCAACAATCTTGACCCCAATTTTATTAGTGGCTTTCTTCAGGAAGACGAAGAGTATATTGTATTAGGAAATGAATACCTCTCAGGTCGTATGAACTATGGAATTTCTAAAAGCCGAAGGCTGAATAAAACCACCTGGACCTATCCTCAAAATATGAGGATTTACAATGACCTCAACGTGCATGAAAACGTGAACTTCTGGTTAACGACAGATAGTGAAGTACTGATCATTTCGGAAGAAGGTCGGGGCACCGAAGGGCTACGAGACTTGTATGTTAGCTTCTTGCAAAGAGATGGACTCTGGACAGAGCCGATCCACATGGGAGAAACCTTGAATACAGCTGGGGAGGAAGAAGGGCCGTTTCTAATGCCGGATAAAAAGACATTGATCTTCTCTTCTAATGGACATAGTGGTTATGGTCGGAAAGACCTTTTTATGACCAGAAGACTCGACAACTCCTGGCAAAGTTGGACCGAACCGGAGAATTTGGGACCAGTGATCAATTCGGAGGAGGACGATATGTTCCTGTTCTTACCAAAGGATGGTTCATTTGGTTATTTCTGCCGAGAAGTTGAAGGGAATGACCTCGATATCCACTCACTTACACTTCCTTTAGTGACGAGACAGCTCAGATTAGTTACACTTTGTGGCAAGATTGTAGATCCGGAAACTAGGGAGCCATTAGACTCTGAAGTGGTGTTTTCTCGATTAAGAGATGGCGTGGAAGTAGGTCGCGTGAGAACAGATCTGGGAGGTAATTACTGTATTGAATTACCAGCGGATGAAATTTATAGCTATAAGGCCGTAATTCCTGGATTTATACCAGTCGGCTCCACCATCGATCTTTTGGATGTTTCTGATTTGAATATCTATGCAGTCAATTTAGATAGGCTTGATATAGATAGTACACAACTTGAGGCAGGTAGACCGATTGAAGTGCCTGAAGATGTTGTCAGAGCTGTTGCCATTACTTTGGCACTTCCAGAATTGAAGAGAGATACTTTTGAAGTACTAAATGCTCAGCGCAGAGAATTGGGTCTGCCTGAACTGAGCCCCAATGCCATATTGAGTGATATACAAGCCCCAACGCTGGATGCGCAGCCTCAGATAGTAAGAGCGGCACCAAAACAATACTTCATTATCCGGAATGTATTCTTTGATTTTGATCTGGCCGTGCTCAAAAAGGAGTCCTGGACTGAGATCAGAACTTTGGTTGAATTCATGAATGACTACCCGAATGCTATTGTTGAACTTGTTGGTCACACCGATTCCTATGGTACGGATGAGTACAATATAAACCTATCACGAAGGAGGGTACAAGCTGTGAAAAAGGGAGTGACTACTTTGGGTATAGACCCCAAACGCCTGCGGATAAAGTGGGTCGGGGAGTCATCACCAATTGCCTCTAACAGAACCCGAGCGGGTCGGGCATTCAATAGAAGGGTAGAATTTCAAATAATAGAGTTGGAGTAA
- a CDS encoding PepSY-associated TM helix domain-containing protein, with the protein MSTRSVAKSVRGYRKIHRYLGLSISILLITSAITGILLGWKKNVDLLQPPTQKGEQLDYAQYQPVESLANVAASAVDSLGLDRTNIDRVEYRPTKGIAKVIFDTGSWEVQVDATNLKVLSVAKRHSDWIERLHDGSIISDLFKLVSMNFLGFGLLFLIVTGIWLWWGPKKIRAIKKGG; encoded by the coding sequence ATGAGTACAAGGTCAGTTGCTAAGTCCGTCCGAGGTTATAGGAAGATCCATCGATATCTTGGACTCTCGATTTCCATTTTACTAATCACAAGTGCTATAACAGGGATTCTGTTAGGCTGGAAGAAGAATGTTGATTTGCTGCAACCACCTACACAGAAGGGCGAGCAACTAGATTATGCCCAGTATCAACCGGTTGAGTCTTTGGCTAATGTTGCGGCAAGTGCGGTAGATTCCTTAGGTCTTGACAGAACGAATATCGATCGTGTAGAGTATCGACCGACTAAAGGCATAGCCAAAGTGATTTTTGATACCGGATCTTGGGAGGTCCAAGTAGATGCTACCAACCTGAAAGTTCTCTCAGTTGCCAAACGCCATTCTGATTGGATTGAACGGCTTCATGATGGTTCCATCATCTCTGATCTCTTTAAACTGGTTTCTATGAACTTTTTAGGTTTCGGTCTGCTATTTCTCATTGTTACCGGAATTTGGCTTTGGTGGGGTCCTAAGAAAATCAGGGCAATCAAGAAAGGTGGCTAA
- a CDS encoding AsmA-like C-terminal region-containing protein translates to MKKVGKVLLIFFGFLILAVLLIPVFFKGKIKELVISEFEKSTEAELYFGDFSLSLLKNFPDFTLGLSDMGIIGKGIFEGDTLMSVGNLSASVDLNEVLFGETISLKSIDLDQPSITIISLADGTANYDIAKASDETAVETSNEESAAVSFGIKSFSIEDGEFVYYDQGIQYFMQMDNINVEGSGDFEADIFDLISKGSLDLVDMNYEGTDYVTDKTVNLDVVLSMDLPNSKYTFKENEISINSFPLAVDGYFSLLEDGFGMDLKFKAPRSEFKQLLSLIPGVYTESFEDLKSQGTLTFSGNVTGEYNENSMPAFGLNLKVNDGLFQYPDLPDAIKNVQMNLSVQNTTGVIEDTRVDLSQLHLEMGSNPLDARLVIENLKDYRLDANVKGNLNLNELANYFPMEGYELSGTLNLDAEANGVYDSIRNIIPQMNLNIDLADGRIKTPDIPSPIEDFIIKAQVANQSGQLKDTRIQVDNVSLQLDGQPFKGAMTLKNPENFEWDVNVEGNLDLEKLMKLYPMEGMSLKGQISTDLSSKGKMSDLEAKRYSRIPTKGNLSLTGFDYKGDAIDQPITISKMTASFTNDKMSLTEYDGTAGSTSYSLSGEITNYLGFALNDEVLRGSLTAEADQLIISEWMTEAEAEEGETVSEAMEVVRIPENVQFNMNAAVDRVTYNSLQMDDMKGKLVVKDGTINLNDAGFKAMNGTVGLTGEYDSRPEQPTFDFKIGAKEISIPSSFQSIDMVQKMAPVTEKMTGLFSTDFNINGALGADMMPDYSTLTGGGLIQILQASLGQSDLMAGLSSVTKLAKVSTATLDKLKMQAEIKEGRLYIKPFDVNLGDYKTTIAGSTGIDGTVDYLLKMNVPAGQVGSQLNSLVSSLTGSNQSLAGNNLILNIGMGGLFTQPEFALKSVSSADGNTVKETVTATVEAKVEEKKEEVKEEIESKVEVAKDSANKVVEAQKDSLKAKVDTLVQAKKDTIATLAADKLGLKKDSVSKVVDGAKEALKGLFKKKKKKKDN, encoded by the coding sequence ATGAAAAAGGTCGGTAAAGTACTCTTAATATTTTTTGGTTTCCTCATCCTCGCTGTACTCTTGATCCCCGTTTTTTTTAAAGGTAAGATTAAGGAGTTGGTCATCAGTGAATTTGAGAAGAGCACTGAGGCAGAACTCTATTTTGGCGACTTTAGCTTGAGTCTACTCAAAAATTTCCCGGATTTTACTCTAGGGCTTTCGGATATGGGGATTATCGGCAAAGGAATCTTTGAGGGAGATACACTCATGAGTGTAGGGAACCTAAGCGCTTCTGTTGACCTAAATGAAGTACTATTTGGTGAAACGATCAGTTTAAAGTCTATCGATTTAGATCAACCGAGCATTACTATCATTAGCTTAGCCGATGGCACAGCTAACTATGACATTGCTAAGGCTTCGGATGAGACAGCGGTAGAGACTTCGAATGAGGAATCAGCTGCGGTAAGTTTTGGTATTAAGTCTTTCAGCATCGAAGATGGAGAATTCGTCTATTACGATCAGGGCATTCAGTATTTCATGCAAATGGACAATATTAATGTCGAAGGTTCAGGTGATTTTGAAGCAGACATATTCGACTTGATCAGTAAAGGGAGCCTTGATCTGGTGGACATGAACTATGAGGGTACGGACTATGTCACGGACAAAACCGTAAATCTCGATGTGGTGCTGTCCATGGACTTACCGAACTCTAAGTACACCTTCAAAGAAAATGAGATCAGCATTAATTCCTTTCCACTAGCCGTTGACGGATACTTCTCATTATTGGAAGATGGCTTTGGAATGGACCTGAAATTCAAGGCGCCCAGATCCGAATTCAAGCAGTTACTATCACTCATTCCGGGAGTTTATACGGAATCATTTGAAGACTTAAAATCACAAGGAACACTGACTTTCTCTGGGAATGTGACTGGAGAGTACAATGAAAATTCTATGCCTGCTTTTGGTTTGAACCTGAAGGTGAATGATGGTCTTTTTCAGTACCCCGATCTACCAGATGCTATCAAAAATGTGCAGATGAACCTTTCTGTACAGAATACAACGGGTGTCATAGAAGATACAAGAGTGGACTTAAGTCAACTTCATCTAGAAATGGGATCGAATCCATTGGACGCCCGGCTCGTTATCGAAAATTTAAAAGACTATCGCCTTGATGCCAATGTAAAAGGAAATCTAAACCTGAATGAACTGGCCAATTACTTTCCGATGGAAGGTTATGAGTTGAGTGGAACACTAAACCTGGATGCAGAGGCCAATGGTGTATATGACAGCATTCGCAACATCATTCCACAAATGAACCTGAATATCGATTTGGCCGATGGTCGAATCAAAACACCGGATATCCCAAGCCCGATTGAGGATTTCATCATCAAGGCACAAGTGGCTAACCAAAGTGGTCAGTTGAAGGATACAAGAATTCAAGTAGATAATGTCTCTCTTCAGTTGGACGGGCAGCCTTTTAAGGGTGCAATGACGCTAAAAAATCCAGAAAATTTTGAGTGGGATGTGAATGTAGAAGGTAACCTAGACCTCGAAAAGTTGATGAAACTCTATCCAATGGAAGGGATGAGCCTCAAGGGTCAAATCTCGACAGACCTTTCAAGTAAAGGGAAAATGAGCGATTTAGAAGCTAAACGCTATTCCAGGATTCCAACAAAAGGAAATCTATCATTAACCGGATTTGACTACAAAGGTGATGCGATCGACCAGCCGATTACCATCAGCAAGATGACGGCTTCATTTACAAACGACAAAATGAGCCTTACCGAATATGACGGTACCGCAGGCTCCACGAGTTATTCACTAAGCGGAGAAATTACGAACTACTTGGGTTTTGCCCTTAACGATGAAGTGCTTCGAGGATCGCTTACGGCCGAGGCCGACCAACTGATCATCAGCGAATGGATGACAGAAGCCGAAGCAGAAGAAGGTGAAACCGTTTCTGAGGCGATGGAAGTGGTGAGAATTCCAGAAAACGTCCAGTTTAACATGAATGCTGCTGTGGACCGAGTGACCTACAATAGCCTTCAAATGGACGATATGAAAGGCAAGCTTGTCGTGAAAGATGGTACTATCAATCTTAACGATGCTGGCTTTAAAGCCATGAATGGTACTGTTGGACTTACCGGAGAGTATGATAGTAGACCGGAGCAACCGACCTTCGATTTCAAGATTGGTGCGAAAGAGATATCCATTCCTTCATCATTCCAGTCCATTGACATGGTGCAAAAGATGGCTCCAGTTACTGAAAAAATGACTGGACTCTTTTCGACAGATTTCAATATCAATGGGGCCTTAGGTGCTGATATGATGCCCGACTATTCAACCCTGACAGGCGGAGGTCTCATTCAAATATTACAGGCTAGCTTAGGTCAGTCTGATTTAATGGCCGGACTCAGCTCTGTGACCAAATTGGCAAAAGTTTCCACTGCCACTTTGGACAAACTAAAAATGCAGGCCGAGATTAAAGAGGGCCGCTTGTACATCAAGCCATTTGATGTAAACCTAGGGGACTATAAAACAACCATTGCCGGTAGTACCGGTATTGATGGAACTGTTGATTACCTGCTTAAGATGAATGTACCTGCAGGCCAGGTGGGATCGCAATTGAATTCCTTAGTTTCCTCCTTGACAGGAAGCAACCAAAGTTTAGCCGGTAACAATCTTATTTTGAATATTGGTATGGGAGGACTCTTTACCCAACCCGAGTTTGCTTTGAAGTCGGTCTCTTCAGCGGACGGAAATACTGTAAAGGAAACCGTGACCGCTACTGTGGAAGCGAAAGTGGAAGAAAAGAAAGAAGAGGTTAAGGAAGAAATTGAAAGTAAAGTAGAAGTGGCGAAAGACTCTGCGAATAAGGTGGTCGAAGCACAAAAGGACTCACTGAAAGCGAAAGTAGATACCCTTGTTCAAGCCAAGAAGGATACAATAGCCACACTGGCCGCAGACAAACTAGGTTTAAAGAAAGACAGTGTGAGTAAGGTGGTTGACGGTGCAAAAGAAGCCTTGAAAGGCCTCTTCAAGAAAAAGAAGAAAAAGAAGGATAATTAG
- the purE gene encoding 5-(carboxyamino)imidazole ribonucleotide mutase: MSQPVVGIIMGSQSDLPVMRQAANVLEELGVDFELTIVSAHRTPERMFEYAQNARSKGLKAIIAGAGGAAHLPGMVASLTTLPVIGVPVKSSNSIDGWDSVLSILQMPGGVPVATVALDGAKNAGILAAQIIGSFDEAIAENLQQYKAEMRLKVESSIHQVAENGWKA; encoded by the coding sequence ATGAGCCAGCCAGTTGTAGGAATAATCATGGGCAGTCAATCTGATCTCCCTGTAATGCGTCAAGCCGCCAATGTTTTGGAAGAATTAGGGGTTGACTTTGAGTTGACCATTGTATCTGCTCACAGAACACCTGAACGGATGTTTGAGTACGCTCAAAATGCGAGAAGTAAAGGGCTAAAGGCAATCATTGCCGGTGCAGGCGGTGCAGCTCACCTTCCCGGTATGGTGGCCTCCTTGACCACTTTGCCTGTGATTGGTGTTCCCGTAAAATCAAGTAATTCTATTGATGGTTGGGATTCTGTTCTCTCTATCTTACAAATGCCAGGCGGTGTGCCTGTTGCCACAGTGGCGCTGGATGGTGCCAAAAACGCGGGTATTCTAGCCGCTCAGATTATCGGAAGCTTTGATGAGGCCATTGCTGAAAACCTTCAGCAGTACAAAGCTGAGATGCGACTTAAAGTGGAAAGCAGCATTCACCAGGTAGCTGAAAACGGCTGGAAGGCTTAG